From the Daucus carota subsp. sativus chromosome 8, DH1 v3.0, whole genome shotgun sequence genome, one window contains:
- the LOC108204168 gene encoding uncharacterized protein LOC108204168, whose translation MDKSWIKADRDSLEYEIGVEEFLVYAEGTAKNPKLIPCPCAHCVNFKKLSVNIIRGHLYENGFSLGYVNWIWHGENSSRSYKSSIGSTCPATNPCPASEATEICEAAYNKGDYDRESHDFRRFVADAEQPLFEGSESTKLESMLKMHNWKARFGVSDSAFTELLSTIGSFLPKDHVLPSSTYEAKKTLSDLGLEFKRMFRSESTSELLTWHAKRRSEDGLMRHPADSPFWRNVDYRWPEFGSEARNLRLALAADGINPHNNGLNNRYSCWLLVLTTYNLPPWLCMKRKFFMLTILVSGPHEPGNNLDVYLQQLIDDLKKLWEEGEPNVYDAYTKSEFTLKAVLMWTVNDFPAYGNLSGCINKGYIGCPICGDQTAAKYLSNSRKMCYQGHRRYLDRHHPYRKQRVAFNGEQELEQAPVPLTGEQVLEQQKKIKFEFGQVKKKSKKVDCAWKKKSVFFELEYWKFHHVRHCLDVMHIEKNVCESLLGTILNLKFKTKDSVASRLDLLEIGLRTDLAPQIGDKKTYLPPASYTLSEAQKKNHVRSLAFMKLPYGHASNIKNCIKLPEMKLFGLKSHDCHILLQQLLPVAIRSVLPKNVRDEEKVSGPLSSVTMKTVEEKERDEAHLHVLFNNAEVEPYIKMHKEQLKKMYGNKKSAQWLMGEHNRLFADCTEMMQNAQGVSETTRWLAGKPSFSVLYYEGYVVNGVKYFTKQRDDARAVQNSGVSVVAKTVLVSSAKDLNPIESEMTYYGIIEEIWELDYHAFKAPLFLCKWAANDRGIKVDELGFTLVDFTRPGHKKDKFISVDQVSEVFYIQDPIDTNWSVVLKSTNRDYNEVYHEDGLGDTVLDEPPYCSKIPVCDVSDGDVGISNQRLNVEGIWLHK comes from the exons ATGGATAAATCATGGATCAAAGCAGATAGGGATTCGTTAGAATATGAAATTGGGGTGGAGGAGTTTTTGGTATATGCAGAGGGGACTGCGAAAAACCCCAAGTTAATTCCCTGTCCATGTGCCCATTgcgttaattttaaaaaactgtcGGTAAACATAATTAGGGGTCATCTGTATGAAAATGGTTTTAGTTTAGGCTATGTTAATTGGATTTGGCATGGTGAGAACTCTTCTAGGAGTTACAAGTCCTCTATTGGTAGTACTTGTCCAGCCACGAACCCATGCCCTGCATCAGAGGCTACTGAGATATGTGAAGCAGCATATAATAAGGGTGATTACGATAGAGAATCACATGATTTCAGACGGTTCGTGGCTGATGCTGAACAACCTTTGTTTGAGGGAAGTGAGTCAACTAAGTTAGAGTCAATGTTGAAAATGCATAACTGGAAGGCTAGGTTCGGCGTTAGTGATAGTGCCTTTACAGAACTATTAAGTACAATTGGCTCTTTCCTTCCTAAAGATCATGTTCTGCCTAGTAGTACATATGAAGCGAAAAAGACTCTCTCCGACTTAGGACTCGA ATTTAAGAGAATGTTTAGATCTGAATCTACTTCAGAGCTTCTGACTTGGCATGCAAAAAGGCGATCTGAAGATGGCCTCATGCGTCATCCAGCAGATTCTCCTTTTTGGAGAAATGTAGATTATAGGTGGCCTGAGTTTGGTAGCGAGGCAAGAAATTTACGCTTGGCATTAGCTGCGGATGGTATAAACCCTCATAATAATGGTCTGAACAATAGGTATAGTTGTTGGCTGCTTGTTCTAACAACATATAACCTTCCTCCATGGTTATGCATGAAGCGAAAGTTTTTTATGTTGACAATATTAGTATCAGGCCCACACGAACCAGGTAATAATCTCGACGTTTATTTACAACAACTAATTGATGATTTGAAGAAGTTGTGGGAAGAAGGGGAACCAAATGTATATGACGCATATACTAAATCTGAATTTACTTTAAAAGCAGTGCTGATGTGGACAGTGAATGATTTCCCCGCATATGGAAATTTGTCCGGCTGCATCAATAAGGGTTATATTGGTTGTCCAATCTGTGGTGACCAAACTGCAGCTAAATATCTAAGTAACAGTCGAAAAATGTGCTATCAAGGTCATCGTAGGTATTTAGATCGCCATCACCCTTATAGGAAGCAGAGGGTAGCTTTTAACGGGGAACAAGAGTTAGAGCAAGCTCCTGTGCCACTGACTGGAGAACAAGTGCTagagcaacaaaaaaaaattaaatttgaatttggtcAGGTGAAGAAGAAGTCAAAGAAGGTTGACTGTGCATGGAAAaagaaatcagttttttttgAGTTAGAGTATTGGAAGTTTCATCATGTGCGGCACTGTCTCGATGTTATGCACATCGAGAAGAATGTGTGTGAAAGTTTGCTAGGGACGATACTAAATCTGAAATTTAAAACTAAAGATAGTGTCGCTTCTCGTCTTGATTTGCTTGAAATAGGTTTAAGGACAGATTTAGCTCCGCAAATAGGTGATAAAAAGACTTACCTACCCCCTGCATCTTATACTTTGTCAGaagcacaaaaaaaaaaccatgtTAGATCATTGGCATTTATGAAGCTTCCTTATGGACATGCGTCGAACATAAAAAACTGTATAAAATTACCTGAAATGAAGTTATTTGGGTTGAAGTCCCATGACTGCCATATTCTCCTACAACAGTTGCTTCCAGTAGCAATTCGCTCGGTGCTTCCCAAGAATGTTAGG GATGAGGAAAAGGTTTCAGGGCCATTATCTTCCGTGACTATGAAAACAGTGGAAGAAAAGGAAAGGGATGAGGCGCATTTGCATGTTCTTTTTAATAATGCTGAAGTTGAGCCATACATAAA GATGCATAAAGAGCAATTAAAAAAGATGTATGGGAACAAAAAGAGTGCTCAGTGGCTAATGGGGGAGCACAATCGGCTGTTTGCTGATTG TACTGAAATGATGCAAAATGCTCAAGGCGTTTCCGAAACAACAAGATGGTTGGCAGGAAAACCGTCTTTCTCTGTTCTGTATTATGAAGGATATGTCGTTAATGGGGTTAAATACTTCACAAAGCAGCGAGATGACGCAAGGGCTGTTCAAAACAGCGGTGTGTCCGTAGTTGCCAAGACAGTCCTAGTCTCGAGTGCTAAAGATTTAAACCCAATTGAGAGTGAAATGACGTATTATGGTATAATCGAAGAAATATGGGAACTAGATTACCATGCATTCAAAGCACCATTATTTTTGTGTAAATGGGCAGCAAATGACAGAGGTATTAAAGTTGATGAGCTCGGCTTTACACTAGTGGACTTCACTAGACCAGGCCACAAAAAGGATAAATTTATCTCTGTAGACCAAGTGAGCGAAGTGTTTTATATTCAAGATCCAATCGATACCAACTGGTCTGTGGTGCTTAAGTCGACGAATCGAGACTACAATGAAGTCTACCATGAAGATGGTCTGGGAGATACTGTATTAGATGAACCCCCATATTGTTCCAAAATCCCTGTGTGTGATGTGTCTGATGGTGATGTTGGTATTAGCAACCAAAGACTGAATGTAGAAGGGATTTGGTTACATAAGTGA